One Oryza glaberrima chromosome 10, OglaRS2, whole genome shotgun sequence DNA segment encodes these proteins:
- the LOC127785751 gene encoding red chlorophyll catabolite reductase 1, chloroplastic, which translates to MLQLRSPPPATSSPSSAVSLSTLAPRLLPLRRRCRGAGTPLGGKTSSAVRASSAAPGATESEVVVEVAHREVARELASLAEARLGARLLPSAVPPDVAEFRSGGAGNAVGSLDVRRGAPGSTIDFMLQSSLHCKVPNGAIDITSLLIFLNASTDAPHFLMEFIQGSPTSIVVLLDLLPRKDLALHPEYIERYYENTQVDKQREKVEELPQARPYRSQSLFVRSTFSLTAILMSIDCGQGGEGTLEEIVRGQLATAASALLQIWLDSCADHTSEMEEGERENMIKRDQIVRSKSIEVDLTSNLPRMFGPDVADRVIAEIQKAFGVQEAKH; encoded by the exons ATGCTCCaactccgctcgccgccgccggcgaccagctcgccgtcctccgccgtcTCCTTATCGACCCtcgctcctcgcctcctccccctccgccgccgctgccggggcGCGGGTACCCCGCTCGGGGGCAAAACGTCGAGCGCCGTGcgcgcgtcgtcggcggcgccgggcgcgACGGAgtcggaggtggtggtggaggtggcgcaCCGGGAGGTGGCGCGGGAGCTCGCGTCCCTGGCGGAGGCGCGGCTGGGCGCGCGGCTGCTCCCCTCCGCCGTGCCGCCCGACGTCGCTGAGttccgcagcggcggcgccgggaacgCCGTCGGCTCGCTCGAcgtgcgccgcggcgcgccgggATCGACG ATTGATTTCATGCTCCAGTCCTCACTACACTGCAAAGTTCCAAATGGTGCAATCGACATTACATCTCTTCTCATCTTTCTGAATGCCTCCACGGATGCACCACATTTCCTCATGGAATTTATACAAGGTAGCCCGACTTCGATCGTGGTGCTTCTGGACCTTCTCCCACGGAAAGACCTCGCGCTCCATCCCGAATACATAGAGAGATACTATGAAAATACTCAGGTGGACAAACAGCGTGAGAAGGTCGAAGAATTACCGCAGGCCCGTCCATACCGATCACAATCCCTCTTCGTGCGCAGCACCTTCTCACTGACAGCAATACTGATGAGCATCGACTGTGGGCAAGGAGGAGAGGGTACCTTGGAAGAGATAGTGCGTGGTCAACTAGCAACAGCTGCTAGTGCACTTCTTCAAATTTGGCTTGATAGTTGTGCTGATCATACTTCAGAGATGGAAGAAGGCGAGAGAGAAAACATGATAAAGAGGGACCAAATTGTAAGGTCTAAGTCAATCGAGGTCGACCTGACTTCAAATTTGCCGAGGATGTTTGGTCCCGATGTCGCAGATCGAGTCATAGCTGAAATCCAGAAGGCCTTTGGAGTACAAGAGGCCAAGCATTAG
- the LOC127785752 gene encoding red chlorophyll catabolite reductase-like — protein sequence MLPAPTSCRAAPPSRPSCLSPAAAAAAARRRRRMAAVRSAASAASRVSREEAVARMPPLAHREVMLAVAGEAEARLGARLLPSEVPADVAWFGNAAGDAVGSVDVRRGAPGSSIAFMLEAWFHRELPGGGGGAIDITALIVNLNGATDAPHLVMEFIQGGPASLIVLLDLLPRVDLPLHPSYIHRYYAATALDARARRRVAGLVPQSRPYVSPSLLVRSLWSPAAVVADVQCGEGQGGAAALDGIVRGQLAATAMDVLGVWLEHCAAGGGGEMEAAERERIVARDRKVAAAELEVNLAANLPRMFDAGVADRVVAEIRKAFMGS from the exons ATGCTTCCTGCTCCGACcagctgccgcgccgccccgccgtctCGCCCCTCCTGCCtgtcgccggccgcggcggcggcggcggcgaggaggaggaggaggatggcggcggtgaggagcgcggcgtcggcggcgtcgcgggTGAGCAGAGaagaggcggtggcgaggatgcCGCCGCTGGCGCACCGGGAGGTGATgctggcggtggccggcgaggcggaggcgcgacTGGGGGCGCGGCTGCTGCCGTCGGAGGTGCCCGCCGACGTCGCGTGGTTCGGCAACGCCGCCGGGGACGCCGTCGGCTCCGTCGAcgtgcgccgcggcgcgccgggATCCTCG ATCGCCTTCATGCTGGAGGCGTGGTTCCACCGCgagctccccggcggcggcggcggcgccatcgacaTCACCGCCCTCATCGTCAACCTCAACGGCGCCACCGACGCGCCGCACCTCGTCATGGAGTTCATCCAGGGCGGGCCGGCCTCCCTCATCGtcctcctcgacctcctccCGCGCGTCGACCTCCCGCTCCACCCCTCCTACATCCACCGGTACTACGCCGCCACGGCCCTCgacgcccgcgcccgccgccgggtCGCCGGCCTGGTGCCCCAGTCCCGCCCCTAcgtctcgccgtcgctgctcgTCCGCAGCctgtggtcgccggcggccgtcgtGGCCGACGTCCAGTGCGGCGAGGGccagggaggggcggcggcgctggacggGATCGTCCGCGGCCAGCTCGCCGCCACGGCCATGGACGTGCTCGGCGTCTGGCTCGAGCactgcgccgccggcggcggtggggagatggaggcggcggagagggagcgGATAGTGGCGAGGGacaggaaggtggcggcggcggagctggaggtCAACCTGGCGGCGAACCTGCCGAGGATgttcgacgccggcgtcgccgacAGAGTCGTCGCCGAGATCCGCAAGGCGTTCATGGGAAGCTAA